AGGTCCCACCCCCCTTCCTGTAAATACATCGAACTATCGTAGGAAAACCCTTCTGCGCTCAGCGCAGTAAAGAGATTCTCACACGTCGAAAGGCAAGGAGCTCGAAAACCTCCTATCTTGCGCTCCATCGCATCTTCCAGGATTTGACGTCCTTGGCAAAGCCTTTCCCGAAGCTTGGGAACCGCAAGACCCTCTTCAATCGCTGCTTGTTCTTTCGCCAATCGTTCCCGCGACGCCGATTCGTGAGGCAAGTCCAAAATCATCCGCGGAGGAATACCTGTCTCGAAACGATCATGTTCAAGGCCATGCTGCCCCAGTGCATGTCCCAACGCTACAGCTTGTTTCAAAAGGTCTAGATACCCGGATCTCTCTTGCAGCCGAATCCCTTCTGCACGAGGCACCACAAAGAAAGTTGATCGGATGCCCTCTGATTTAAAGAAACGCAGTAAGGCATGCATGTCCTCTTCAGTGGAGTAGCCTTTGAGGCAAACGTCGTCGACAGTCAAGCAAAATATCATCGTCTCTGTGGTCCGTTCATTTGAATCTGCCATCCGCTGACACGCTAATAAACGCGATAAGGGCGGCCTTTTTATGCTCAGAATAGAAACTTCATCGCAAACTGAATCTGGCGTGCTGTGCCGGCGCTCTGAATTCGCCCGAATGCCGGTGAAACGAGCGTCGGCACTGGATTTGAGAAGTTCGCGTGATTGAATGTATTGAAGAACTCTGTGCGGAATTGAAGGCGTGTGTCTTCCCAGACCCGAATCTCTTTGAAGAGGCCGGAATCCAGATTTACTAAACCTGGTCCCACTAAGACATTCCTGCCAAAATTCCCATATTGACCCGCTGAATTTGCAACAAATGCGCTCGTATTGAAGTACTGAGCAATCATCTGTTCCTGGGATCTTCCAGAAGAAAGAACCGGATTCCCTACAAGATTAGGACGGTCCGAATTGACTGCGGTC
The genomic region above belongs to Acidobacteriota bacterium and contains:
- a CDS encoding DUF2334 domain-containing protein gives rise to the protein MTVDDVCLKGYSTEEDMHALLRFFKSEGIRSTFFVVPRAEGIRLQERSGYLDLLKQAVALGHALGQHGLEHDRFETGIPPRMILDLPHESASRERLAKEQAAIEEGLAVPKLRERLCQGRQILEDAMERKIGGFRAPCLSTCENLFTALSAEGFSYDSSMYLQEGGWDLLQGKPLAPRPISRVDFDRSQHSSGIRSLPLTTEYTWYLRRTDFEATMALAQHDFDSCLRAGIPFVTLAHVSPLNQCEDGCGFDFYRQLIAYAHEATSAVGDELRLLNLDETYEVLFDEKELA